One Bythopirellula goksoeyrii genomic window, CGTTGATTATGAAATGCAGTTAAGATCAATAAAGGAGAATCCATGTCAGCTTACATCGTGTTCATTCGTGAGAAGACGCTCGACAAATCGGAGCTGGAAACGTACTGGCAGAAAGCACCTGCTGCGATGGAGAACCAGCCGATCAAGGCACTGGCGGCCTATGGTCGCCACATGACGATAGAAGGGCCAGATGTCGAGGGCATTGTCATCGCAGAGTTTCCGACCTTGGAGGAAGCACGCGCTTGGTACGAGAGCCCGGCCTACCAAGAAGCAGCTCAGCATCGACTCCGTGGTGCAGTCTACCGTGGTCTAATCGTGGAGGGGGTGTGAACAGTCAGGACCGGTCCCCTTCAGAGAAATGAGGGATTTCCTGTGTGCTTGTCCAGACCGAGTTGATCGGAGCACAATCGCAAGTATTCAACATGCAGAACGTGCATCATCCGCCCGCTGGAAAGGATCTCCCCAAGGCGCTTATAGCATTCCATTACCCCCGGCTTTGTGCGTCTCGCAGGAACGGTGGCCTTTCACCGGCCTGGAGTTTCTGCGGTGCGGAATCACAAAGCCGCGCGCGGTATTCTTTGAGATTGGTAGCCAGCGTGGCGTTACGGATATCACCGCCAGCCGCCCGACGGCTTACTGCAGACTTCCGAACGCCACGCTCGCTTCGCCCCAAACGGATCACTCAGATGACGCTCAGCAAAGCTCCCTATAAGGACTCCGCCGGACGAAGCATGGACTACCGATTTACCAACTGGCCATCTTACAAAGGAGTCGGATCATGAATCAACCAACCGCACAACGTGGCCTCTTCATCGGAA contains:
- a CDS encoding DUF1330 domain-containing protein — protein: MSAYIVFIREKTLDKSELETYWQKAPAAMENQPIKALAAYGRHMTIEGPDVEGIVIAEFPTLEEARAWYESPAYQEAAQHRLRGAVYRGLIVEGV